ctttttattataAGATCTATAGAAAATTCCTGTCATGcaaaaattactctaaaatacCGGTAGCTTCAAAGAACTCATATTCTCATAGAATATGAAATAGGTCGGATCCCATGCCATATGTTGTGATAAATCTCTTACTAATATACAggatatttgaataaatacaaataattaataaatataatttctaaaggAGTTTCAATAgatgtatttaaactgaaaagcGAAAAGGCACACATgtagttaagtataaaaataagttcATTGTTTTCTCTATTTCATGAATTCGAAATGACTTTCCGAGATTTAAAGCTCAAAAAGTATCTCTTTTTTCCcctcaaaaattatgaaattatgtgTGTCCATGTGTAAAAGagcatgataatttaaaaacaaacaaaatactgatatgaaatttgatatgaagtTTCAagacaaaaatagtatttataaaatttttgacaaaatcaatcaaaaagaatatttgcttCTCCGTTCGTTTGCATTTTCGTAAGATCTAGCGTTCAAAATGAGATCACGAAAATTAcataacaatttcatttcattgaatttcacttcgaaataaaagaagaacagactattttttaaaaagaagaagaatttaactaggataataaaatcaaagaataattaaGCTGTTTAATCTTCTTCTtgaaaataaactacttaaaataaaatttataatgatttttttaatttattaaattattaagaattaattaaatggatataattacgtctataaaaataatctgttataAAATGTGTCTCTGTAATTTAATACCCCACAATGGAAAAGCTTGAATTTGCTAATGGTCATAGAAACTTACTTCCGCttacatatagaaaaaataataattctattgagAACTAATTTGtgcattatctttaaaaaacacTAAACTATCAGAAATCTCGAATCTTTAATAGGTCAGAAGTTAACATGCCGGAACTTTTAAACTTCTTCctggattaaaattttttgtatttttttcagcaatctgtatgtttttggaatttaataGAGTACGaagtaatgttttcttttctatttttccttATCTTAGGTTATACTGGAAACGCTTCTTAGATGCTGTCCAGGAATTGCATCAGTTTACATTCTTCTACGATCCAAACGAGGTCTGATGCCAGCGCAAAGAAAGGAaatgatttttgagaaaaaagtaaGAAAGCACGGACTACTAACTTTACTGccaaaaaattcattacatttttaaagacatattttttgtttttgattaatattttgcataacaTGTTTGGGTGGTGCAGGTCTCTATTATTTGCCCtctgttattaaaaatagaaaaaaattctgacaaaataaaaaataataaaaaatgcattttaaatataattcttaccTAAAACAATTTATGTTTCTCCATAATAATGTTGtgctcaataaaaataatgtattcaacactatttaaaattttatagtcctctttagaaattaaataagatttcaatatgaaatgaaatcagaaaagaaagtttaacaatgtaacaaattataatatataaatttaaaatcacgtAACAATGGTCATATCGATGTAACAAGATACCATCGacgatataaattatataagaaattattgtaGTAATCGTATGATCAGATATTATGATCGTATTGTGGTTTGAAATAAAAGGCATCATTCTTTGAaggtatttgatgaaacattaattttttcgttaatatatagaaaaatatattaattcctaatatattttttatttataaatataaaatatatgataataatattttaatatattattaatatattaaaatatataaattaataatatataaacttattgaattttatttttaaacctaaagTGATTGCCAAATGACagatttatatttgcattttgaatgtattttggaAGTTCCCATGTTCAgcctttaaatttaattcacacTTTGGATGTAacataagtgtgtgtgtgtgtgtttaaaattttattgcaattcttAGTATTTTATTAATCTACAACCATAAATTTCACATCTTTTACAAGGTTTTTGccgttttgaaaaaaagaagtcCTGAAATATTCGATAAAGTTCAGGTTGTATCTGGAGATATGTCAAAGCCTGAACTGGGATTGAGTGATGAAGACTTGCAGTATATTACAGAACAAGTCTCCGTTGTTTATCATTGTGCAGCGAGCATAAATTTAGCGAAGCCATTAAGGTGATGTTTTTATAATccatcaagaaaattaaaaagaaattgcacGACAAAGTACAACAAAtgtacttattttataatttttgttgcaatACTGTCACTTCTCTTTACCGTAATCCCGTCCTGTGCGTTTCAAGAATCAAGTAATGAATGAATCATTTGTTTTCCAGACAGTgataaacaaattcatttttcaaacttttcaaacAAAAACCTAGAAAGATATTGAGCAATAATGCGAAAGTTTTAATCTTGTGGAGACTTCCTAACAGCCATTTTCCAATTGAGTGTTCATcttaatgctaaaaatgttttttcttgaaagaaaaagaaaatcgtaatttgataaatttatttctgattattgTTCCATTTCTCCTCTTAAGCCTCAATTGTTGGAAtgaatctaaaatgaaatttacgattttatttaatttgtgattttatttaatgtgccatatatgtaaattttatgttgataatataaaaaagttttcaaaataaatcaaaactatgaaacttttaaaatgatgtcCAAATATACTGATATcactttcccattttttttattaatattattgcgaTTTGATATCATAACTGGtaggaattataaaataagtttaaaaaaaatcgtttaccATGGatgtttataaatacaatatgTCTCTTATGAAGCACATTTCTTctagattttaaaagatttaatgtgtgttgtaattttaattttaataaaagatttaatcagAATCATTAACTTATAGCGTTATTTGATTGATAGGTACACAATGCAGCAAAATGTTAGTAGTACCGAAACCATAATCGATCTGTGTCGAAAGATGAAGAGATTTTGtgtaagtaaaaaaatttggtcatttcattctgaataatatttgaacaattcatttctgtcagaaatctaaatattttttaaagcgaatCTTTAATGTTATTTACTACTaagttttaactaaatttaataagtttCCAAGTAATATAGAATAATTGCTTTGTATGAAATCAAtagtaattttactaattttaataccaaaattacTATTGTGTTCAAACAAAGTATTTTATAGAGTAAGTAGACgtattttaacatcattaatgaaaataatatccagaaatagttttaatatgaaaagCAAAAGATGTCTTGTAATTTacttatctttataaaatataatttaaagttaaaaaaattattagagttATGTAATTAGTCCAATTAGATGAACTAAATTCTACAATTTCATCACACATTTCTGTAAGCacaattagattaaattatgatTAGACTAAACTTCATATCAGCTAACGACGTATGAGGCTAAAAATGCcaattttgcactgtatagttACTTTCTTCTGCGTTTTCTCATATGATACAAAACCATATAGTTTTTGTTCTGTGccttaaatttcactttattttgatttttcgccttacttttttctcttataatttgCGAGGAGTACTGTTTTTATAATTGCTGTCTAGGACATTCCTCCAAAATAGCAATTAAGAAACCAAGAATTTTATTATCTTGATGGCCAGAGAAACATAATAACACTTTTGTTCTGACCAACTTACCTCAGGCATCTGTCTGTGTCTTGTCTGAAAAACGTTAGATCAACAACGACAAACTCATTTTACCTTGtcataaattcttcaataaaattataatggaaaataatagCCAAGCATGCATATTTTGATACTTATTGTAAGTTTTCTGCTATTCGtttattgtgaatatttaattgatgataattaaataaaaatactttgcccaaattttgcattttccatGATATATGAATTCTTGAATTGCAATTATATCGTTTAAACGCTTACTTTCTTGTGACTAAAATATTATGCAAGTGTACAAATATGACAATTCCGTTTTGTATTTTTAGTACCAgtttattattatactatattGCAGCATGAGGAAAGAATCAATTAAGCCTAAGGTAATAATTGCTAATCGTCAAACTGCTTGCTTGTGGTTCGAATACCGATAACAGTAAATTAATAGAAGAACTATGAATTTCAATTatcaataagaattattaatttcaattatccataagaattattaatttcaattatcaataagaattattaattttggtcatcaataagaattatttttggtCGTTTagttttattctagaaaatacttggtattttttttaattcggataattattctagaatattctttAGTTGCATAAATGCTAAAATTCACaagttgttgacaaattctttgttatattttattactaaatgctTTATTGCTAATTCCTCAAGTCTTCGCGAGAATATTAGTAAAATCGACAGGAAGTAAAACGATTCGCCAAGCATGGGCATACCATGCCTCCAAAAAAGCTGCCATTCAAAACAAATATCTCCTAAATTTGTACCGTGTAtccctgaaaaaaaaagatagcaaaaATTCTGAATGAAGTCTAGTCAATTGTATTATCGCCTACTGATTATTAATGCTTGAAACCAGAACATTGCATGTATACGAGAGAAAATTGCTGCAGGCATACTCGAAAAAATATCATTCACTCTCAAAGTGTTAAGAAATATCTCAATCTTAAGAGGAGAGGAGTTGAAATGGCCCTCACAAATGAACATAGGAAAATGTTTGAATGTTGTAATACAACAAATCACATACGTAACCAATACATATATCTTTTTCGCAAAGCAGAGATAGATATGCAtcgtaaaagttttaattttcagagTTTAAAACTGGACTAATTGAACTTTCCGGCTACAGTCAAAAGTATACAAGAAAGGCTGAAGAGAAATTACAACGCAGAGCACAATTCTAGGAGGATAGCAAGAAGTCTTCACAAAGTATGTTAGAACTTTTACagtaaattaatcattaagttcaaggataaaaaaatattacacaaaattaagCGTAGAGTTgaagataaattcaaaatttcttaatgaattcaGGTTGAACAAAAAGTGAagatactttgtatttttttatttcgttttattatcTTCCGGATGGCaggcattatttatttacaagaagacgcagtgcgccacaaaagcagaagcaaagaaggaacgaaacaaatgatcactagtcttatataacatttggatttccggccacgcgatAATTCAATACACGTTTTGACATATGGCACCTtggcaagggcaccgaagggatcatttttatttgatacgtagattgattgcgcagtaattttcacacagcttcatacgtggaatgatatcaggaaataagagaaaattttactatggctaaattaagagtttaatatatatatatatatatatatatatatatatatatatatatatatatatatatatatatatatatatatatatatataataaactgaaTTGCACTAGAGGAAGTTCCTCCGATAAATcgaattgataaattttcagataCCTCAACCTAATcgaagaaatagaaaaagaaaatttttcggCATATGGAATGTTTTCGGAATGTTTATCAGAATTAACACACATCGATGTAGAAATAACATCAGGAGGCTACAATCCGTGAAGGAAGGAATGAAGAATAGTTGGCCAGTCTGATTTCACTGTAGTTTTCCTGGATAGGCTGCTAccgaaaaagaaaaactattttcaaaacttatcaaattcaccaaaaaaaaactgtcaatcaAGTcgtgtattgaaatttttaaaaatcgaatttgattcGCTGATTTATTCTCATTCTAAATGGAGGTCAGTTCTCAGATACTCGAAACGGTTGCCTAGACAAGTAATATCTGATTCTTCACAAACAAGGGAAACTAAGATGAGCCTTCTTTTGGGGAGGAAAAATTCTCAATCcattgcaaaaatatttggaaatttctgCCCGCTATGATAGATAGTGAACCTATACTTTTTCTTGTGTATTATGAAAATCCGTAATAGAGATTTTATATACAGTAAAATGGAAAACATGTCTAGCTTTTTGCCAAGAAACATCCGACACATTTCAATTCTgatctctttattttaaaaccttctagAAGCTTATAAAAACGTCAGAAGCAGTGATAAACTGTGGgggtttgaataatttttataaaatattgttaaaaataaagagcaACAAGCGTATGAAGGTTGTGTGTCATAAGAGATTGCACACTGCTCCCCGTGGTCTATGACTAATGTGGCAATGTCAGGATTTCAAGTTGAAAAACATCTAAGTACATCATTAGAAAAGACTAAAAATTAGTTCTTTGAAGTAGCATATTTATCATCTTGATAAGGACTATAGTATATATAAGGATAATAAATCGagaataaaatctaaaacattacattttcatcTAAAGCAGCAAAGATATTATCATAATTTGCTGCATTTTGACTGATAAAACTATTAGCAAACCATGCTTCAAGTTGCCAAATCCACTTTTGACTTGTATATTCAAACATTTTGCGAGTCGAGATATCAGAGTTTTAGTATATCACGTCGGATGAGACGTCATTCTCGATATCTCGTAACGATTCAGGATGATAACAGTTAGAATACTGATATCATAAAACTCCAAAATGTTGAATTAATGTTATTCGAATtcactaaattaatattaattgcataaactttaattatttctttttctttactggATATGCCCGTTGCAGACAGCATGTTCATGAAGTGAAGCAGATCCAGATCCAGATTAACAGCATTTATTACTGTATATTTGGTCTTGAATATTGTATTTTACAACAGAAATTAAAATGCTAAGGGACTTTGAATTATGTTTTAGGTTCTAGTGTATACATCATCATCTTACTCTAACAGCCACGTTGATTTACCAATAAAAGAAGAGATTTATAGGCTTCCTTTTCCTGTACAGACATTCCTCAGTGCcttaaagtaagaaaattattattttattatttcagatacctactcaacatttttttctttgcaaaataaagttactctaaattttgttcctctctAATCCGTACTATGCGTACTCAATGATAATTTTCTCAATGCAGCTATAAATTTTAATCCAAGTTACAATACTAATTTTTTAGCAGGTTAtcatgaatagaaatttaaaacatgattggaacaaaaaaatcaatgatttaagcgcattcttctacaacaaataatGACATCTCTCACAAATTCCCAAATTTTACAAGaggaagaaatttgaattttttgagtaATAAAGTACAATTCTAATAATGTTATCATTAGTGCACATCTAGTATGAACATTCAATGTCATGGGTACATCGAATGTGAAAAAAATCAGATGGGTCAatgcttcttaaaaatgaaactttgcatatttatctggtttttatattctttttgtaaaatttagaaaattatgataTGCTGTTTTGCTTTAAAAGTGGTGATATTTCTTGCTCTTGGCTATCTTACAATTGAAGATGGAGCTATCAATGAAATCATTTACTAAACAATGCATTTAATGACACAATTAGTTGAAGCATTACCAAATAAGTTAGGTTTTCATCATCTTAGGGGTGATCAAaagtattttacttaaaaataactgtgaaaacatcagttttttttataaggatAAGCATATTGTATATATGGTGAGTAAGATCCAAACCTTGGGGAGTAAAGGGCAGAATATCGAATAGGAAGGCAAAGAGAAGGAAAGAGATGTCTTGAAAAAGTATCTGAACTTATATAgtattaggaaataattttttcgacTCAGCGTTTTGATTTCAAGATAGAGATAATGGCCCTAGTAACTCAGAAGTTGCAATAAACTCGGTAttagagtaattaaaaattatttttagaacatagaGCAGTAAGAAATCATTACatatatgaaaatacataaaaatttaagtaacatATAATTTACGATGTAACTCTTAAAGAGTAGTTCTGATCTGTGATCATATATAACATAAATTCTTCATGAATTaacttgaagaaaatttattgttcgtcaaaaatttgtaatttttgtttgtttaataagGGTGGAAATTACACATTTACATCAAAAATGTAACACCACAGTTTCACAGTACGATTTCCTTAATAGGCAAtagtataaatattagaaaataacaaaatgtatacGATTGAAAATGTATATTGAGTTCCAAATTTAACTCATCCCACTTGACATTACATTTTGTTAacataaatgcaatgaaatacaattcacatgttataaaaaataaaaaatatctttataaaatattattgtaaaaatgaatcggaaatcaaagtaaaataatctgtcaaattttgctctacatttttttttagcttttttttttttcaaatgatcttTATTCCCACAAGAATAATctcatctatagaaaataaaagtttagcaattagttaaaataactaaattgcaaatattaatgactttctttttttctggAAATCAAATGTTACTCGTagcagttaataaatattatttcagatttttacatATGTAAATAGTTGTTTTTCtcttaacttaaattttattttcaacttttgttAAAGTTTTCCGTGCATCCGGGACTTTTGAGTTTAATATAcaaattagcaaattttataattcttttattttttcagggAGCAAGACGACAATAAACTTCTGGAATTGGTTTCACAATATAAATCTGATTGGCCCGATTGGTATTGTTTAAGCAAATGTATATCCGAAAATATCCTTCAATATATGGCGGCAGATCTGTCAGTCGCCATCATTCGTCCGTCTATTATTGGAAGTACATGGAAAAACCCGATACCAGTAACTATGTTTTTAGAAAtcctcaaaattgaaattaatttttaacgtaGTCTGATTCAATTTctctaactttaaaatataaaacatttgtgtCGAtatcgataaattttttttcgaaactgtAATACAGTTCCCCTTCCACGTTAATATCATGGTTGAAAAGAGATTTATATGGATTATTAACAAATGCTGATTAGATTTCAGGTCAATGATTACCGATATCGGTTACAATAATATAGGTTCTGAGAAATGTAAAAGTTATAGTTCCATGTCGATTAAAActgatatataaaattcttttagataaGTCTAAGCAACTCCGAATATTACTGAGAAATAAAACAGCCGGAGTACttctaatgataattaattttctctttcaaattttagcTTAATTGCGAGCTGGCAATGTCGTTATTTAATgagctatttattattttctcattcaatattaatttctaaaaaaaaattgttttttatacacTTTAAGTGCTTTGTTACATGTGCTTCGGGCTTTTTTGTGGAATAATGCGCTATTTTCTTTTGTACACCGGCTTGGACTCATTTCATCTTATGATCATCATTCGGTTTCGGTAATATTGATGACACAGATCTCAACAGTAAGATGAATATTACTTAAAAggtcgattttatttttttgttgtcatGGATGCTAGACAAGAGAAAATACAAGAGGTGAAATCTTGACAAGAGAGAGTGCAAAAAAATACGTCCTGGTtaggaagaaatgaaaaatgttgaaaaagagaATTCTTGttcaagatttttcaaaaaaagaaaagaacgacACGGAGAATAGTATCTAATAAgagcaagaaaaattaataaattatcctGAGTTTGAAAAGAAGGCACTAAATCGATGGAATTATGGCACTCGTTTGATACAAAATAGAAAACGTTCAAGGTGTAAAAAGTGAAACTGAAGAAATAAATGGCGAAATTCAAAGTATCGGAATTAGTGATTATgaagtaaaatcaaataatttcttatattccaaattttgatattcGAACAGCAAATACTATTATTAACTGTTTTAAAGATTTAACTGGACGTTAAGAGTGCTACAAACCGATAGGCGGATTTTCAGAAAGCTGAGTGTCTTTCCGAGGATAAGCGGCGAATGTTTTAcaagcaatattaaataataaatttttagaaataccaAATACCGAGAACGCTCTAGAGACTAGATTCACAAAGAGTCACCATACCTATATTTATCGAATTGAGTCGAAAATAAGATGACAGAAACTAGAcgattgttttcaaatattagaaaataatgtgtAGCAACTAAGGAGCCTGAACTAAACGAAGTTTATTTACAATGCACAGGAAAGATTGGCAGCTGAATACTTCGTCGACGTTATCAGAAATGAAACACACACAATTTAACTAGATTGATAGACGCAAAGGGTTATTCCAGTATGATTATTCCAAAGAAATTATTCCGGTAATAGCTATGAATTATTccagtaattttatttcagagcTTCAAGAGTAGGCAGTACATCTTTGGATTTGATAGCACATCTGAAGTCTTCGAAAAAAATCCGAATGCAGGAGTAGAATGGTTAGAAGATTATTGGCGATTTCGAGTTGCATTTCTTTCTGGTTATCGACAGTTTCAAAAAGACATTTTAAGTGATTTGACATTGTTTCCAAGTCGGTCATTTTTCGTAACAATAATTGCTTAAAGAGAGAAACCATTTTAGCAGAAACTTTAGATTCGAAAACAGCTTCGAGTTTGTTCTAGATATTATTTGACGTGGTACAGTAATTGACATGACATATTTCACTTGTGCTGATAGACAGCATAATGTCCGCGAGAGCTCTTCAATCagttaaaaatccaattttctaatACTGCTTTGGCCTCAGCCGTCGCCGCTTCATCAGACTTAACTTGTTTTCCGATGACGTAATCTCAATAGTCGTTCTTAATTGGAAATCCTTTAATTTGAATCTTCCAAGTATCGAAATTGTCCTTAGTCTATTCTTGGATATCAGTTAGTTTAGATATTTTATTGCTACTGACAGTTCAGAAATCGAAAGTGTATCTTTCGCAATTTCGTTTTTACTATGTGTACTGTGTTACGATCGCTGCTATCGTTTTGCAATTTCGGTTACTCTTGGACCCAAAACGTTGTTGGAGATTTACACAGCGAATATTATAAAAAgtcaaaagtatttatttatgcAGGAACAGACACACACGAAGTCATTACAGTAAATGAATAACTAAGAACATGAAGGAAAATTAAGAACAACATCGGAAGGATGCACAATCATATAGAATATACGTGACTTAAATGATTAGTAGTTGCTGCATGCGCAAGTTTTGGCAGCTTACATAACTGTGGATTGTACTTTAGGATGAATGAGAGTGGCTGAAAAGGAGAATATAAGCATTGATACCTAACatagtttttatgattttatcctaaaatttgtgtaaaaaatatattttttaaaattatttatatttttcttagggatatttggatgaaaattccATGTTTGCAATAACAAATATATTGGTAAGTTCTTAAACATTAgcgttttattctcttttaaattttatttattattttatttttcaaatttttaaaatgttattcctGAAATTTCTATCTGAATACATTATGTTCTTCACTATTTATATCTCCTGAATATTTGcgaaaatatgattatataagACCGAAACTATTGGGAAATGTCTATTAATCGGTCAAGATGAACTTAACTTTAAGTACTGCGATCACCCAGTAGatagttttatttcaatgtttgaaATATCACACCATCTCAGAAGATTGAATAAGAGGGGATttgtttaatcttaaaatatgaaattagaaaaaataataataataaacactgtttattattgaaaatttatcgaataaatCAGTAGGGATGCTTTGCAAACAATAAAATCTGCAACATTTCTTTACTTTGATCGGAAATTACTCATTATAAAAGGATTTTCTCCCAACCTATCGAAGCTTCAATC
The window above is part of the Argiope bruennichi chromosome 7, qqArgBrue1.1, whole genome shotgun sequence genome. Proteins encoded here:
- the LOC129975530 gene encoding fatty acyl-CoA reductase 1-like, producing MDQTNEKRDIQSVSDFFEGRSVFLTGASGFLGTVILETLLRCCPGIASVYILLRSKRGLMPAQRKEMIFEKKVFAVLKKRSPEIFDKVQVVSGDMSKPELGLSDEDLQYITEQVSVVYHCAASINLAKPLRYTMQQNVSSTETIIDLCRKMKRFCVLVYTSSSYSNSHVDLPIKEEIYRLPFPVQTFLSALKEQDDNKLLELVSQYKSDWPDWYCLSKCISENILQYMAADLSVAIIRPSIIGSTWKNPIPTGEGLIKFLIGDENRIINVIPADVVANMHLIAAWSIGTKK